The Pyxidicoccus trucidator genomic sequence GTCGGACAAACCGGCGCGGCTGAGGTGACCCATGCCGAGCGAACGACCCAGCCGCACCGCGACGAAGATTGCTGGCTTCATGCTGCTGCTGGACTCCGTGCCCCGGCTCGCGCCCGTGCTGCCCTCGGGCGCGGCGGCAGCGGCGGAGGCCATCCTGCGCGCGTCCGGTGCGGTCCGGCGATTGGACGTCGAGCTGCTGCGCACGCGCCTGACGGTGCGGTTCTATGAAGTCACCGAAAGCCTTCTCGGGCGGGGGCAACTCCTATGGTTCGGGGTGCGCAAGCGCTGGATGAGTGAGGTCGTCGAGCAGGCCATCGCCGAGGGAGCGCGACAGGTGCTCGTGGTCGGCGCCGGGTTCGACCCCCTGGCCGTGAGCGTGGCCCGTCGTCATCCGGACGTGACGTGTGTCGAGGTGGATGCCCCGGCTACGGCAGAGCCCAAGCGCGCCGGCATCCAGGGTGGGGGGCTCGCGCGTCCGAACCATGTCGTCCTCGCGGCGGACCTCGCGACAACGTCGCTGGAGGCGGTCCTGGGGGCGGCGGATTGGCGCGCAGACGTCCGGAGCGTCGTCGTGGCCGAGGGGCTCCTCATGTACCTGGCGCCCGCGCAGGTCTCCGCGTTCTTCGCCCAGGTGCGCGCCTGCACCTGCCCTGGAAGTCGGCTGGCCTTCAGCTCCATGGATTCGGATGAGGAAGGCCAGCCACGGCTGCTCGTTGCCGGGCGCCTGCTCGGGCGGGCCATCAGGTCCGCGCTCCGGCTCGCAGGCGAACCCCTTCGGTGGGGAATCGCTCCCTCCGCGGTCCCTGCGTTTCTCACCGCGGCCGGGTACCGCGTCCTGGACCAGCCAACCCCGCGGAGGCTCCGTGAGCGCTTTCTCACGCCCCACGGGCTCGACGAGGAGCCGCTCGCGCCGTACGAGCATCTCGTGCTCGCCGAGGTCCCTGACAGCGCCGGCTGAGCGTCTGAAGCAAGGCCTCGATGGTTTCAGTCTCGGTCACACCGGGAGGATTCTGTCCCCGCCCCGGGCTCCATCCGGGCATAAGCTGGATTCCCATCTAAACGCCACTCTCCTGGGTTTGGGGTACAGCATGAGAATCCCGTTGGCATGTGCGGTCTTGTTGGTTGCAGCGCCGGTGCTCGCGCAGTTGGACGTGCAGCGAAACCTCGAGCGCATCGTCGCGGAGCGGTCCGCGTTCCCTTCCGGCACGCGGGTGCTGAGCGTGCAGGTGCGGGACGCGCGTGTCGTGGTGGAGCTCAGCTCCGACGCCGTCGCGCGGGGGCTCGGTGACGAGCAGGCTGACGAGATGACGCGTGAGCTGCTCGCGGGCCTGGACTTCTTCAGCGAGCTTCGCGAGCTCGAAATCCTCGTCGACGGCCAGCCGCTCTGGAAGTACCTGCCGGCGTCCTCGGCGCCCCCGGCCGCCGACGCGCGCAGCCTCGCCCCCGCTCAGACGCCCGTGGACGC encodes the following:
- a CDS encoding class I SAM-dependent methyltransferase; this encodes MPSERPSRTATKIAGFMLLLDSVPRLAPVLPSGAAAAAEAILRASGAVRRLDVELLRTRLTVRFYEVTESLLGRGQLLWFGVRKRWMSEVVEQAIAEGARQVLVVGAGFDPLAVSVARRHPDVTCVEVDAPATAEPKRAGIQGGGLARPNHVVLAADLATTSLEAVLGAADWRADVRSVVVAEGLLMYLAPAQVSAFFAQVRACTCPGSRLAFSSMDSDEEGQPRLLVAGRLLGRAIRSALRLAGEPLRWGIAPSAVPAFLTAAGYRVLDQPTPRRLRERFLTPHGLDEEPLAPYEHLVLAEVPDSAG